In a single window of the Tautonia marina genome:
- a CDS encoding deoxyribodipyrimidine photo-lyase: MAGIEELLQPNPRVRIVRSGEPAPSGSCVLYWMQRSQRAEDNPALDLAIALGNALNLPVLAAFGLTANYPGAQRRQYRFLLDAMPEIERGLRARGVPFVLRLGSPDEVIASLCREVEPAFLVGDENPVRIGRQWRDRVAEQVDLPFRCVDGDVVVPSSLFSKQEYAARTIRPKIHRVWDTYLQPFGPSRVAETSWRGRRLPKGETIDADALLKAIKVKGVGEVPGYRGGPSEASKRLERFVSDRLPHYATARNEPTPYMTSELSAHLHFGHISPITCALAAKESDAGQEHIDAYLEELIVRRELAINYVTHNPNYDRLEGCPDWALKTLAKHADDPRPHRYSAEELEAGETHDPLWNAAQREMVLTGRMHNYLRMYWAKKILEWSPDAETAFDIALDLNDRYEMDGRDPNGYVGVSWAIGGLHDRPWPERPIFGTVRFMSYESTRKKFDSKGYIRRVQSLDARSGESVESG; the protein is encoded by the coding sequence GTGGCTGGCATCGAGGAACTGTTGCAACCGAACCCGAGAGTCCGGATCGTTCGATCGGGAGAACCGGCGCCTTCCGGCTCGTGCGTACTCTACTGGATGCAGCGATCGCAACGAGCGGAGGACAACCCAGCCCTGGATCTGGCCATCGCGTTGGGAAACGCCCTGAATCTTCCCGTTCTGGCGGCCTTCGGCTTGACGGCCAACTATCCGGGAGCGCAGCGAAGGCAGTATCGGTTCTTGCTCGACGCCATGCCGGAGATTGAACGAGGACTGAGGGCTCGTGGCGTTCCGTTCGTCTTGAGGCTTGGCTCGCCCGATGAGGTGATCGCCTCGCTTTGCCGGGAGGTGGAACCGGCCTTCCTGGTCGGAGACGAGAATCCGGTCCGGATCGGCCGCCAATGGCGGGACCGCGTGGCCGAACAGGTTGACCTGCCGTTTCGATGTGTCGATGGCGATGTGGTCGTTCCATCCTCGCTGTTTTCGAAACAGGAATACGCCGCGCGGACGATTCGACCGAAGATCCATCGGGTCTGGGACACGTACCTCCAGCCCTTCGGGCCATCAAGGGTCGCGGAAACCTCGTGGCGGGGCCGGAGATTACCCAAGGGTGAAACGATCGACGCCGACGCCTTGCTCAAGGCGATCAAGGTCAAGGGGGTCGGTGAGGTGCCGGGATATCGCGGTGGACCGAGCGAGGCCAGCAAGCGATTGGAACGCTTCGTCAGCGATCGCTTGCCGCACTATGCGACTGCTCGGAACGAGCCGACCCCCTACATGACCAGCGAACTGTCGGCTCACCTGCACTTCGGCCACATTAGCCCCATCACCTGTGCCCTGGCGGCGAAGGAGAGCGACGCCGGGCAGGAGCACATCGACGCCTACCTGGAAGAATTGATCGTCCGCCGCGAGCTGGCAATCAACTACGTCACGCACAATCCGAACTACGACCGGCTGGAGGGCTGCCCGGATTGGGCGCTCAAGACCCTGGCCAAGCACGCCGACGACCCTCGACCGCACCGCTACTCGGCCGAGGAGTTGGAAGCGGGAGAGACACACGACCCGCTCTGGAACGCCGCGCAACGCGAGATGGTGCTCACCGGACGCATGCACAACTACCTTCGGATGTACTGGGCCAAGAAAATTCTCGAATGGAGCCCCGACGCAGAAACCGCGTTCGACATCGCCCTTGACCTGAACGATCGCTACGAGATGGACGGCCGCGATCCGAACGGCTATGTCGGGGTTTCCTGGGCGATCGGCGGCTTGCACGACCGCCCCTGGCCCGAGCGGCCGATCTTCGGCACCGTTCGCTTCATGAGTTATGAAAGCACGCGCAAGAAGTTTGATTCCAAAGGGTACATCCGGCGCGTGCAGTCGCTGGACGCTCGATCGGGCGAGTCGGTCGAATCCGGATGA
- a CDS encoding DUF4159 domain-containing protein, with product MRGSGIRGVGLLLAAFLGVLSLGSIAPARAEVTSAQVEQAIRDGIRFLKGEQRPDGSWPEFNPRYETGTTSLAALSLMTAGVPPDDPTITRALAFLEQYSANRLGQVYTVSLQTMAFAAADPDRYRVRLNENVKWLEAAQIQPDDRVDGVGAWSYTIQKGQSADNSNAQYALLGLNAAAEVGIPVDDRVWQLARQYWEQSQRLSGGWGYTMTPNNPVTASMTTAGISSLVITGLRRIQSRELLVGEEIRNCGEGGINPNIQRALDWMGANFRVDTNLGRGMTWKYYYLYGLERAGRLSGQRYFGSHDWYVEGAEELVNLQDKLLGNWPRNAGEDNPVITTSFSLLFLAKGRAPVLINNLRHGVGDNWNIHREGVRNLVEAVAEDWGTLLTWQSVNPDFSSVESLLQAPICFLNYHEPIGLGEDGKANLRSYVEQGGFLFAEACCGLAEHDRGFKDLVRDIFPSEQGYELKPLTADHPIYRSRHKLSPDVAPLWGIDLGCRTVLVYSPKDLSGFWNFMAAQPDNPAVLRATRIGENVIDYATGREPPPDKLVPREVIDFDLELPQRGALQIAKLRHAGGWNVAPLSIPNLTTILRERVGYDVVINHRDLLPSDPNLINFPLVYVHGNAAFNMSESDIEALRAHLDPGGGTFFADAACGSPAFDTAFRRFVEALLPGKELEVIPPDDDLYTTRVGFDLSDVQYTKAAGGGQDRPRLEGVKIDGHWAIIYSPYDIGCALERQQGLDCKGYTHESAMRIAANIVIYSTLP from the coding sequence ATGCGAGGTTCCGGGATTCGAGGGGTTGGGTTGCTCCTGGCGGCGTTCCTGGGCGTATTGAGCCTTGGCTCGATCGCTCCGGCGCGGGCCGAGGTCACGTCGGCACAGGTGGAACAGGCGATCCGAGACGGGATTCGCTTCCTGAAAGGGGAGCAACGTCCCGACGGGTCCTGGCCGGAATTCAACCCCCGATACGAAACCGGAACGACCTCGTTGGCCGCCCTTTCCCTGATGACGGCCGGGGTTCCGCCCGACGATCCGACCATCACCAGGGCCCTTGCGTTCCTGGAGCAATACTCCGCCAATCGCCTGGGTCAGGTTTACACCGTTTCCTTGCAGACGATGGCCTTCGCCGCGGCCGACCCCGATCGCTACCGCGTGCGCCTGAACGAGAACGTCAAGTGGCTCGAAGCCGCCCAGATTCAGCCGGATGACCGCGTGGATGGCGTGGGGGCCTGGTCCTACACGATCCAGAAAGGGCAGTCGGCCGATAATTCCAACGCACAATATGCCTTGCTGGGCTTGAACGCCGCGGCCGAGGTCGGCATCCCGGTCGATGATCGCGTCTGGCAACTGGCCCGGCAGTACTGGGAGCAATCGCAGCGGCTCAGCGGCGGCTGGGGGTACACCATGACCCCGAATAACCCCGTGACCGCCAGCATGACCACCGCCGGCATCTCCAGCCTGGTCATCACCGGCCTGCGGCGCATCCAGAGCCGGGAACTCCTCGTCGGCGAAGAGATCCGCAACTGTGGCGAAGGAGGCATCAACCCGAACATCCAGCGCGCCCTTGACTGGATGGGGGCCAACTTCCGCGTCGACACGAATCTCGGACGCGGAATGACCTGGAAATACTATTACCTCTATGGTCTTGAACGCGCCGGCCGATTGAGTGGCCAGCGCTATTTCGGCAGCCACGACTGGTACGTCGAAGGAGCCGAGGAACTGGTCAACCTCCAGGACAAGCTGCTCGGGAACTGGCCGAGGAACGCCGGCGAGGACAACCCGGTGATCACAACCAGTTTTTCCCTCCTGTTCCTGGCCAAGGGCCGCGCCCCGGTTCTCATCAATAACCTCCGCCACGGCGTCGGAGACAACTGGAATATTCACCGCGAGGGGGTTCGCAACCTGGTCGAGGCCGTGGCCGAAGACTGGGGCACCCTGCTGACCTGGCAGTCGGTCAATCCTGACTTCTCCTCGGTCGAGTCACTCCTACAGGCTCCCATCTGTTTCTTGAATTATCATGAGCCCATCGGTCTGGGAGAGGATGGCAAGGCGAATCTTCGGTCGTACGTCGAGCAGGGGGGCTTCCTGTTCGCCGAGGCATGTTGCGGTCTTGCCGAGCACGATCGAGGCTTCAAGGACCTCGTGCGGGACATCTTCCCGTCCGAACAGGGCTATGAGCTCAAGCCGTTGACCGCGGACCACCCCATCTATCGGTCGCGACACAAGCTGAGCCCCGACGTCGCCCCGCTGTGGGGGATCGACCTGGGGTGCCGCACGGTCCTGGTCTATAGTCCCAAGGATCTGTCCGGCTTCTGGAACTTTATGGCGGCTCAGCCCGACAATCCGGCCGTCTTGCGGGCGACCCGGATTGGTGAGAATGTGATTGACTATGCTACCGGTCGCGAGCCACCGCCCGATAAGCTCGTTCCGCGAGAGGTCATCGACTTCGATCTGGAACTCCCTCAGCGGGGAGCGTTGCAGATCGCCAAGCTTCGGCATGCCGGTGGCTGGAACGTCGCTCCGTTGTCGATCCCGAATCTCACGACGATCCTGCGCGAGCGGGTCGGCTATGACGTGGTGATCAATCACCGCGATTTGCTACCGTCCGATCCGAATTTGATCAATTTCCCCCTGGTTTATGTCCATGGCAATGCCGCGTTCAACATGTCGGAGTCGGATATCGAGGCGCTGCGTGCCCATCTCGACCCTGGAGGCGGCACCTTTTTCGCCGACGCTGCCTGCGGCAGCCCAGCCTTCGACACCGCCTTCCGCCGATTTGTCGAAGCGTTGCTTCCCGGCAAGGAGCTTGAGGTCATTCCCCCGGACGACGACCTCTACACCACCCGGGTTGGCTTCGACCTCTCCGACGTGCAGTACACGAAGGCCGCCGGGGGTGGTCAGGACCGACCTCGTCTGGAAGGGGTCAAGATCGACGGTCACTGGGCGATCATTTACTCCCCTTACGACATCGGCTGCGCCCTCGAACGCCAGCAAGGGCTCGACTGCAAGGGCTACACTCATGAAAGCGCCATGCGGATTGCGGCGAACATCGTGATCTATTCCACCTTGCCCTGA
- a CDS encoding AAA family ATPase has protein sequence MASSGDRISQLLDEFRNSRDVMITELSKSVIGQRDVLELILAAIFTRGHCLLVGVPGLAKTLIVSSMARILDVGFKRIQFTPDLMPSDITGTNVLEEPETGRRSFRFVPGPIFSNIILADEINRTPPKTQAALLQAMQEREVTVGQETMKLPEPFFVIATQNPIEQEGTYPLPEAQLDRFMFDIRVGYPSQEEEEKILSATTKGEFPELRKVLSAKAIVNLQKLITSVPISDYAVKYVAKLVRATRPGDPQAPAFVKELIDWGAGPRAGQNLILGGKAMAAMDGRFSVSLDDIRKVAVPVLRHRISTNFQAQAEGMSPDDLINRLVKEVREPDVPKYDRRGGAA, from the coding sequence ATGGCCAGCTCCGGCGACCGGATTTCGCAATTGCTCGACGAGTTCCGTAACTCCCGAGACGTGATGATCACCGAGCTGAGCAAGTCGGTCATCGGCCAGCGAGACGTGCTGGAGCTGATCCTGGCTGCCATCTTCACGAGGGGCCACTGCTTGCTGGTCGGCGTGCCGGGGCTGGCCAAGACCTTGATCGTCAGCTCGATGGCCCGGATCCTCGACGTCGGCTTCAAGCGCATCCAGTTCACGCCCGACCTGATGCCCTCGGACATCACCGGCACGAACGTGCTGGAGGAGCCCGAGACCGGGCGCCGGTCGTTCCGGTTCGTCCCCGGCCCGATCTTCTCGAACATCATCCTCGCCGACGAGATCAACCGAACCCCGCCGAAGACCCAGGCCGCCTTGCTCCAGGCCATGCAGGAGCGAGAGGTCACCGTCGGCCAGGAAACGATGAAACTTCCTGAACCGTTCTTCGTGATCGCCACGCAGAACCCGATCGAGCAGGAAGGGACCTACCCCTTGCCCGAGGCCCAGCTTGACCGCTTCATGTTCGACATCCGGGTCGGCTACCCGAGCCAGGAGGAAGAAGAGAAGATCCTCTCGGCCACGACCAAGGGAGAATTCCCGGAACTGCGCAAGGTGCTCTCGGCCAAGGCGATCGTGAACCTTCAGAAGCTGATCACCTCGGTGCCGATCTCCGACTACGCGGTGAAGTACGTGGCCAAGCTCGTCCGAGCCACCCGCCCGGGCGACCCGCAGGCGCCGGCGTTCGTCAAGGAGCTAATCGACTGGGGGGCCGGTCCCCGGGCCGGGCAAAACCTGATCCTCGGCGGCAAGGCGATGGCCGCCATGGACGGTCGCTTTAGTGTCTCACTCGACGATATCCGCAAGGTCGCCGTCCCGGTCCTTCGCCACCGGATCAGCACCAACTTCCAGGCCCAGGCCGAGGGGATGAGCCCCGACGACCTGATCAATCGCCTCGTCAAGGAAGTCCGCGAGCCCGACGTGCCCAAGTACGACCGCCGCGGCGGTGCCGCCTGA
- a CDS encoding Uma2 family endonuclease, with translation MSTQRTSLLLGPDDAGRFVSAEEFAEADFIEPWTYEREAGRLVVVSPDSKEHDDCSEPIRDHLGAFRLAHPGVIELVVSEAWIRVGGGTDRIADIAVYLVRPEGGPERPDRIPELVFEVVSPDRESRERDYVRKRREYRALGVREYVIVDRFLGRFVVLTLGPRGYRRRTLRRGQIYQSPLMPGLAIPLDEVI, from the coding sequence ATGTCGACCCAACGCACCTCCCTGCTCCTCGGTCCCGACGACGCCGGCCGATTCGTTTCGGCCGAGGAGTTCGCCGAGGCCGATTTCATCGAGCCCTGGACTTACGAACGCGAGGCCGGGAGGCTGGTCGTCGTGTCACCCGACAGCAAGGAGCACGACGACTGCTCCGAACCGATCCGCGATCACCTGGGCGCCTTTCGCCTCGCCCATCCGGGGGTGATCGAACTCGTCGTCTCCGAGGCCTGGATCCGGGTCGGAGGCGGGACTGACCGGATCGCCGATATCGCGGTCTACCTCGTCCGCCCCGAGGGTGGCCCGGAACGCCCGGATCGGATTCCGGAACTCGTCTTCGAGGTCGTCAGCCCGGACCGGGAATCCCGAGAACGCGATTATGTGCGCAAGCGTCGGGAATATCGCGCTCTTGGTGTCCGAGAATACGTGATCGTCGATCGATTCCTTGGCCGATTCGTGGTTTTGACGCTTGGCCCCCGCGGTTACCGTCGCCGGACCTTGCGGCGCGGGCAGATCTACCAGTCGCCATTGATGCCGGGCCTGGCGATTCCGCTCGACGAGGTCATTTAA
- a CDS encoding DUF58 domain-containing protein, with amino-acid sequence MAVTAEQYLKPEVIRQVARLDLRARFIVEGFIAGLHASPFHGFSVEFSEHRKYTAGDNISDIDWNVFAKTDRFYIKKFEAETNLTGYLAMDLSASMGYTYRQDLTKFEYCISLAAALAYLMVHQQDPVGLVAFDTKIRQSLAPKSKRTQLTNILSLLARLRPSDVTDVAKCMHQLAGMIRHKGLIMLFSDLLDDPEPILKALYRLRYSGHDVILFHVLDEAEDSFPFDGMVELEDNETHEKLLVDANAMKADYLEELAAFRQRYRKECLAARIDYVPLHTGMPFDKALMSYLLSRQARG; translated from the coding sequence TTGGCCGTCACGGCCGAACAGTACCTGAAGCCCGAGGTGATTCGCCAGGTGGCGCGGCTCGACCTGCGGGCGCGTTTCATCGTCGAGGGGTTTATCGCCGGCCTGCACGCCAGCCCCTTCCACGGCTTCTCTGTGGAATTTTCGGAGCACCGCAAGTACACCGCGGGCGATAACATCTCCGACATCGACTGGAACGTCTTCGCCAAGACCGACCGCTTTTATATCAAAAAGTTCGAAGCCGAGACGAACTTGACCGGCTACCTGGCGATGGACCTCTCCGCCTCGATGGGCTACACCTACCGGCAGGATCTCACGAAGTTCGAATACTGCATCAGCCTGGCCGCGGCCCTGGCGTACCTGATGGTTCACCAGCAAGACCCGGTCGGTCTGGTCGCCTTCGACACCAAGATCCGCCAGAGCCTGGCCCCGAAGAGCAAGCGGACGCAGTTGACGAACATCCTCTCCTTGCTAGCCCGGCTTCGTCCGTCCGACGTGACCGACGTGGCCAAGTGCATGCACCAGCTCGCGGGGATGATCCGTCACAAAGGTTTAATCATGCTCTTCAGCGATCTTCTTGATGATCCCGAGCCGATCCTCAAGGCGCTGTACCGGCTCCGCTATTCCGGGCACGATGTCATCCTCTTTCACGTACTCGACGAGGCAGAAGACTCGTTCCCATTCGACGGCATGGTCGAGCTGGAAGACAATGAAACGCACGAGAAACTGCTGGTCGACGCCAATGCCATGAAAGCCGACTACCTGGAAGAACTCGCGGCCTTCCGCCAGCGCTACCGGAAAGAGTGCCTCGCGGCCCGCATCGATTATGTGCCGCTGCATACCGGCATGCCGTTTGATAAGGCGTTGATGAGCTATCTCCTCAGCCGGCAAGCCCGGGGCTGA
- a CDS encoding BatA domain-containing protein — MDISLIHAGLAAGAALAVVPLIIHLVMRQTPKRIVFPALRLLQQRHQRSTKRLKVKNWLLLLARMALVALMALALARPALNARVPLGDREVPTALAMVIDTSLSMGYVEQGKSRLDEAKEVANQVLRKLPESSQVYLIDSGVPAVPAAVSPSAARKRLEGLELRAANRSLNLSLERAYEALAESRRDLPRLEAYVLTDLARSSWEPGQTIPGRDRIKERSGREAATYLIRLAPDEFRNAAIVGLEARPASEPEADGRRAFELVATIRNTGPATTRLAEFLLDGSKRGQQDVELPAEGQVEVIFRTPASLDAGLHQAEVRLEGVDPLPFDDRRFVTFESSPAFDVLVLYDPDPDDEPRFIDATFVAGALDPQATGIPNRVETLSTDQFDGRIPRELANYSCLVMNNVARLSPQAWEQLAAYVRNGGGLVVALGRNTDPAEYTSEAARTVIPGQPGDPVSPSGGTAFGDLVDPSHPLFFPYTREIAADLANIPVFTYREFRPIDAPYVRPLLTYQDGAPALIEATFDGPQVGRVLLWTTPLSRRPTPDDPDAWNEFPNPLAGWSFLALMQRTVPYLAGASGSRLNYEAGEIVILPLEPSVRAASYLVQGPTDQLNERINPDRDVSELIVEGPEALGQWTVLPTRGNAAASEQPRLGFSINPRPEEANYRPLQAEELEALLGDPETFALADSPDAIDRVQRTARVGREIFPWLMILILVLLTAENYLANRFHREHAAASPAPARAAA, encoded by the coding sequence ATGGACATTTCCTTGATCCACGCGGGCCTTGCGGCGGGAGCGGCCCTGGCGGTCGTCCCCTTGATCATTCATCTGGTCATGCGCCAGACGCCCAAGCGAATCGTCTTTCCCGCCCTCCGCCTGCTCCAGCAACGGCATCAGCGATCGACCAAACGGCTGAAGGTCAAGAACTGGCTCCTGCTACTCGCCCGGATGGCCCTGGTCGCCCTGATGGCCCTGGCCCTCGCCCGGCCGGCGCTCAATGCCCGCGTCCCGCTCGGCGATCGCGAGGTGCCGACCGCGCTGGCGATGGTCATCGATACGAGCCTCTCGATGGGCTACGTCGAACAGGGTAAGTCCCGACTCGATGAGGCAAAAGAGGTCGCCAACCAGGTTCTCCGCAAACTTCCCGAATCCAGCCAGGTCTACCTGATCGACTCCGGCGTGCCGGCCGTGCCGGCGGCGGTATCCCCCTCGGCGGCGCGGAAGCGGCTGGAGGGTCTGGAGCTGCGGGCCGCCAACCGCTCGCTCAACCTCTCGCTCGAACGGGCGTATGAGGCCCTGGCCGAGAGCCGACGCGACCTGCCCCGCCTCGAAGCCTATGTCCTGACCGACCTGGCCCGATCGTCGTGGGAGCCCGGCCAGACGATCCCCGGCCGGGATCGAATCAAGGAACGCTCCGGGCGCGAGGCGGCGACGTACCTCATCCGGCTCGCCCCCGACGAGTTCCGCAACGCCGCCATCGTCGGCCTGGAAGCCCGCCCCGCGTCAGAGCCGGAAGCCGACGGCCGTCGAGCCTTCGAGCTCGTCGCCACGATCCGGAACACCGGCCCGGCGACCACCCGGCTTGCCGAGTTCCTCCTCGATGGCTCGAAGCGCGGCCAGCAAGACGTGGAACTGCCGGCCGAGGGTCAGGTCGAGGTGATCTTCCGCACTCCAGCAAGCCTCGACGCCGGGTTGCATCAGGCCGAGGTGCGACTGGAAGGGGTCGACCCCCTGCCTTTCGATGATCGACGTTTCGTCACGTTCGAATCCAGCCCCGCCTTTGATGTCCTGGTCCTTTACGATCCCGACCCCGACGACGAGCCCCGGTTCATCGACGCCACCTTCGTCGCCGGGGCTCTTGACCCGCAGGCCACCGGCATTCCGAACCGGGTCGAGACGCTCAGCACCGACCAATTCGACGGCCGGATTCCCCGAGAGTTGGCGAACTACTCATGCCTTGTCATGAACAATGTCGCTCGGCTTTCGCCCCAGGCGTGGGAACAACTGGCGGCCTACGTCCGTAATGGCGGTGGGTTGGTGGTCGCCCTCGGCCGGAATACCGATCCGGCGGAATACACGTCTGAGGCCGCTCGAACCGTGATTCCCGGCCAGCCGGGAGACCCCGTCTCCCCGTCCGGCGGCACGGCGTTCGGCGATCTGGTCGATCCGAGCCACCCATTGTTCTTCCCCTACACGAGGGAGATCGCCGCCGACCTGGCCAACATCCCCGTCTTTACCTATCGGGAGTTTCGACCGATCGACGCTCCCTACGTCCGTCCGCTCCTGACCTATCAGGACGGCGCACCGGCCCTGATCGAGGCGACCTTTGACGGCCCGCAGGTCGGACGGGTCTTGCTCTGGACGACCCCCCTGTCCCGTCGGCCGACCCCCGACGATCCTGACGCCTGGAACGAGTTTCCGAACCCTCTGGCCGGCTGGTCCTTCCTGGCCCTGATGCAGCGCACCGTGCCCTACCTGGCCGGTGCCTCGGGATCGCGATTGAACTACGAGGCCGGGGAAATCGTCATCCTTCCCCTCGAACCCTCGGTCCGCGCGGCCAGCTACCTCGTCCAGGGGCCGACCGATCAGCTCAACGAACGAATCAACCCCGACCGCGACGTGTCCGAGCTGATCGTCGAGGGGCCCGAGGCGCTCGGCCAGTGGACTGTCTTGCCAACTCGCGGAAACGCAGCGGCAAGCGAGCAACCAAGGCTCGGCTTCAGCATCAACCCCCGGCCCGAGGAGGCGAACTACCGCCCCCTCCAGGCGGAAGAACTCGAGGCGTTGCTCGGCGACCCCGAGACCTTCGCCCTGGCGGACTCGCCCGACGCCATCGACCGCGTGCAACGAACCGCCCGGGTCGGCCGCGAGATCTTCCCCTGGCTCATGATCCTGATCCTCGTCCTGTTGACCGCGGAAAATTACCTGGCCAACCGCTTCCACCGCGAGCACGCCGCCGCGAGCCCAGCCCCCGCACGAGCCGCCGCATGA
- a CDS encoding glutamine amidotransferase produces the protein MSERISLSLSPIGHWAVVVLAAAAVVSLTLWPYRKRLRDSTDRRKYLVVGLRMVAVLLALLACVRPSVLIMQRVKQQVSLIFLVDSSTSMKINDEANNRSRWEMARRALDRSQEVLGDTSTDPDSGLAVKFYRFDRELHPGLPSDDMTEPDGLQTTLGASLLEAVRRESGAPIASVVVMSDGASNGGVAPLTAAQNLRAQGVPITAVGFGSAAAGAGSRDIAVTGVQAPEAIFVKNEMEVRGALRVRGYAGQEVEVELRAEGFGQPVARTTVQVPADSEVVTTPPMRFAPQTAGEQLLTVQVASREGELIDSNNSFSTFVSVLPGGLNVLHLQGPGTIWEGKFVTRALDASREIQANLNVILGPGRGGQPAIPDEAFAPGSHDVYILGDVPAEFLSPNQQRLLARAVQAGAGLIMLGGRDSFGDGGWGASPLAEVLPTIMRSGDGQIEPDDGLQVVPNPQALDNYVLQLGPTQAETASTWEQLPPIPGASRLGRPKQSAVVWAQTPDREPLMVAQDGRGRVIAFGGETWPWYRASEASQEAHRKFWRQTILWLAHQEDQGQSRVELRLDRRRVAIGGAVELSALARDDQDQPIPDARYQALVRPPGGAAAVPVDLFVQDERARGTYAASGDPGIYGVEVIATDANGNEIGRATSRFLVFQDDLELENPAANIALLQQLSELTGGQFLRPEQLDRYLDDLDPESFSRVETQVEYRLWDNWPFLICFVGTLGVEWFVRKRMGWV, from the coding sequence ATGAGCGAACGCATCAGCCTGAGTCTCAGCCCGATCGGACACTGGGCCGTGGTCGTTCTGGCCGCGGCCGCCGTCGTATCGCTGACGCTCTGGCCGTACCGAAAACGACTGAGAGACAGCACCGACCGGCGCAAATATCTGGTCGTGGGCCTGCGTATGGTTGCGGTGCTTCTGGCCCTCCTGGCGTGCGTCAGGCCCTCGGTCCTGATCATGCAACGGGTCAAGCAGCAAGTCTCGTTGATCTTCCTCGTCGACAGCTCGACCAGCATGAAGATCAATGATGAGGCCAATAATCGCAGCCGATGGGAGATGGCCCGCCGCGCCCTCGACCGATCGCAGGAGGTTTTGGGGGACACCTCGACCGATCCCGACTCGGGCCTCGCCGTGAAATTCTATCGCTTTGACCGTGAGTTGCACCCCGGCCTGCCCTCGGACGACATGACCGAGCCGGACGGCTTGCAAACGACGCTCGGCGCCTCGTTGCTGGAAGCCGTGCGCCGGGAAAGCGGGGCGCCGATCGCCTCGGTCGTGGTCATGTCCGACGGAGCCTCGAATGGTGGGGTCGCCCCCTTGACGGCCGCGCAGAACCTCCGGGCTCAAGGGGTGCCGATCACGGCGGTCGGCTTCGGGTCGGCCGCGGCCGGGGCCGGCTCCCGAGACATCGCCGTGACCGGAGTGCAGGCTCCCGAAGCCATCTTCGTGAAGAACGAGATGGAGGTCCGCGGGGCGCTCCGGGTTCGGGGCTACGCCGGTCAGGAGGTGGAGGTCGAGCTGCGGGCCGAAGGCTTCGGGCAGCCCGTCGCCCGAACGACCGTCCAGGTGCCGGCCGACTCGGAGGTGGTGACCACCCCTCCCATGCGGTTCGCCCCGCAGACCGCGGGAGAGCAGTTACTCACCGTCCAGGTCGCCTCGCGAGAGGGAGAGTTGATCGACTCGAACAACAGCTTCAGCACCTTCGTCAGCGTCTTGCCCGGCGGGCTTAACGTCTTGCACCTGCAGGGACCTGGAACGATCTGGGAAGGGAAGTTCGTGACTCGAGCGCTCGATGCCTCCCGGGAAATCCAGGCGAACCTCAACGTGATTCTCGGCCCCGGCCGCGGCGGTCAACCTGCCATCCCCGACGAAGCGTTTGCCCCCGGATCTCATGATGTGTACATTCTTGGTGACGTTCCGGCCGAGTTCCTCTCACCGAACCAGCAGCGGTTGCTCGCCCGAGCCGTCCAGGCCGGTGCCGGCCTGATCATGCTTGGTGGACGCGACAGTTTCGGTGACGGTGGCTGGGGAGCAAGCCCCCTGGCCGAAGTTCTCCCGACGATCATGCGAAGTGGCGATGGTCAGATCGAGCCCGACGACGGACTTCAGGTCGTTCCCAACCCGCAGGCCCTCGACAACTACGTCTTGCAGCTCGGCCCGACCCAGGCCGAGACGGCCAGCACCTGGGAACAACTCCCGCCGATCCCCGGCGCCAGCCGACTCGGCCGCCCGAAGCAATCGGCCGTCGTCTGGGCACAGACCCCAGATCGTGAGCCATTGATGGTCGCCCAGGACGGCCGAGGGCGGGTGATCGCCTTCGGCGGCGAAACCTGGCCCTGGTATCGCGCCTCGGAAGCCAGCCAGGAAGCCCACCGCAAATTCTGGCGGCAGACAATCCTCTGGCTCGCCCACCAGGAAGATCAGGGGCAATCCCGCGTCGAATTGCGGCTCGATCGCCGTCGCGTGGCCATCGGTGGGGCGGTCGAACTGTCGGCCCTCGCCCGGGACGATCAGGACCAACCGATCCCCGACGCCCGATACCAGGCCCTCGTTCGTCCTCCTGGAGGAGCGGCCGCCGTTCCGGTCGATCTGTTCGTTCAGGATGAGCGTGCCCGAGGCACCTACGCTGCTTCGGGTGATCCGGGAATATACGGCGTCGAGGTCATCGCCACCGACGCCAATGGCAACGAGATCGGCCGAGCCACCTCTCGATTCCTCGTCTTCCAGGATGACCTGGAACTGGAAAATCCCGCGGCCAACATCGCGCTCTTGCAGCAACTTTCGGAGTTGACCGGTGGCCAGTTCCTCCGTCCCGAACAGCTTGACCGTTATCTCGACGACCTCGACCCCGAATCGTTCAGCCGGGTCGAAACGCAGGTTGAGTACCGCCTCTGGGACAACTGGCCGTTCCTGATCTGCTTCGTCGGCACCCTTGGCGTGGAATGGTTTGTCCGCAAGCGGATGGGATGGGTATGA